A portion of the Lolium rigidum isolate FL_2022 chromosome 1, APGP_CSIRO_Lrig_0.1, whole genome shotgun sequence genome contains these proteins:
- the LOC124683308 gene encoding pectinesterase inhibitor 28-like, which translates to MAPTMAITTATLVLLVVFLLAPTALASRSGPSSHHGHGSHAKHSPPPPPPPAPVAPVAAALVRTTCNSTAYYDLCVSSLAADPSSATADVRGLSAIAVSAAASNASASAAALGSNVTAQGGAAVDGTVQALLRTCAVKYGQARDALAAAKVSIAQQDYDYAAVHVSAAAEYPQVCKVLFRRQRPGAYPAELAAREEALNQLCSVALDIISLLSAT; encoded by the coding sequence ATGGCGCCAACAAtggccatcaccaccgccaccctcgtgctcctcgtcgtcttcctcctcgctcccaccgccctcgcctctcgctcaGGCCCATCCTCGCACCACGGCCACGGCAGCCACGCCAAGcactcgccgccgccaccacccccgCCCGCGCCAGTCGCCCCGGTGGCCGCGGCGCTGGTCCGCACCACCTGCAACTCCACCGCCTACTACGACCTCTGCGTGTCCTCCCTGGCCGCGGACCCCTCCAGCGCCACCGCCGACGTCCGCGGCCTCTCGGCCATcgccgtctccgccgccgcctccaacgcCTCGGCCTCGGCCGCCGCGCTCGGCTCCAACGTGACCGCGCagggcggcgccgccgtcgacGGCACCGTGCAGGCGCTGCTCCGCACGTGCGCGGTCAAGTACGGCCAGGCCCGGGACGCGCTGGCCGCCGCCAAGGTCTCCATCGCGCAGCAGGACTACGACTACGCCGCCGTGCACGTCAGCGCCGCCGCCGAGTACCCGCAGGTGTGCAAGGTGCTGTTCCGGCGGCAGAGGCCCGGGGCGTACCCAGCGGAGCTCGCGGCCAGGGAGGAGGCGCTCAATCAGCTATGCTCCGTCGCGCTCGACATCATCTCCCTCCTCAGCGCCACCTAG